The following coding sequences lie in one Trichoderma breve strain T069 chromosome 1, whole genome shotgun sequence genomic window:
- a CDS encoding dolichyl-phosphate-mannose-protein mannosyltransferase domain-containing protein: MAKATARGRSPQPPLAAEKQPLVAPVASTKPKKNTSYKSDGVVDNDVFLLPGPDYVAALGVTVLATIVRLFKIYLPTSVVFDEVHFGGFASKYIKGKFFMDVHPPLAKMLIALTGWLAGFDGNFDFKDIGKDYLEPGVPYVAMRLFPAICGIFLAPFMFLTLKAVGCRTTTAVLGAGFIIFENGLLTQARLILLDSPLVAATAFTAMSFTCFTNQHEQGPEKAFQLSWWFWLAMTGLGLGITSSIKWVGLFTIAWVGSLTLLQLWVLLGDSKNVSVRLWFKHFMARVFCLIIIPVTFYLAMFAIHFLCLTNPGEGDGFMSSEFQATLNSKGMKDVAADVVMGSRVTIRHVNTQGGYLHSHPLMYPTGSLQQQITLYPHKDDNNIWILENQTQPLGIDGQPLNGTLAWDALPEVHHIVDGSVLRLYHQPTFRRLHSHDVRPPVTEADWQNEVSAYGYEGFEGDANDLFRVEIVKKQSKGALAKERLRTIETKFRLVHVMTGCALFSHKVKLPEWASEQQEVTCARGGSVPNSVWYVEHNEHPLLGDDVEKVNYANPGFFGKFWELHKVMWRTNAGLTDSHAWDSRPPSWPILRRGINFWGKHHMQVYLLGNPLIWWSSTAVVAIWVIFKGVAILRWQRGCNDYASSTFKRFDYEIGTSVLGWALHYFPFFLMERQLFLHHYFPALYFAIIALCQMFDFVTARIPAALGYRGTLINRVATVSFLVLSAVVFTLFAPLAYGTPWTKAECMRVKLFDKWDFDCNTFLDDYQGYTLTSLPPSSAAPSVPVADVNQDQKPLAPPVISEAAVPPEPKILSKEEKIEYRDQDGNLLNDEQVKALEGKVEFQTKYETKTRVVDEQGREVPMPEGGWPDNMVGGVAPPHPDVEGVDKETAKAESAEAPKEAPKEEAVASSDGEKEAENLKAKPASEGQEATIQEEL; this comes from the exons GTACAAGTCTGACGGCGTTGTCGACAACGATGTCTTTCTGCTCCCTGGGCCCGACTATGTGGCGGCTCTTGGAGTGACTGTCCTGGCCACCATTGTGCGCCTGTTCAAGATCTACCTGCCCACTAGTGTTGTATTTGACGAAGTCCA TTTCGGTGGTTTCGCTTCCAAATACATCAAGGGCAAGTTCTTCATGGACGTACACCCTCccttggccaagatgctcatTGCCCTCACTGGATGGCTTGCGGGCTTCGACGGCAATTTCGATTTCAAGGATATTGGCAAAGATTATCTGGAGCCTGGCGTTCCCTATGTCGCCATGCGTCTGTTCCCTGCGATTTGCGGCATCTTCCTCGCTCCCTTCATGTTCTTGACGTTGAAGGCGGTTGGCTGCCGAACGACGACCGCCGTGCTTGGCGCTGGCTTCATCATTTTTG AAAACGGTCTTCTTACTCAGGCCCGTCTGATTCTTCTGGATTCCCCCCTGGTTGCTGCTACGGCTTTCACTGCCATGTCCTTTACCTGCTTCACCAATCAACATGAGCAGGGACCGGAGAAGGCGTTTCAGTTGAGCTGGTGGTTCTGGCTTGCCATGACTGGTCTTGGTCTCGGCATTACCTCCAGCATCAAATGGGTTGGCCTTTTCACTATTGCCTGGGTGGGATCCTTGACTCTTCTGCAGCTGTGGGTTCTCCTCGGCGACAGTAAGAACGTCTCTGTT CGTCTCTGGTTCAAGCACTTCATGGCCAGAGTTTTCtgcctcatcatcattcccGTTACCTTCTATCTCGCCATGTTCGCCATTCACTTCCTTTGCCTGACCAACCCTGGTGAGGGTGATGGATTCATGAGCTCTGAATTCCAGGCTACTCTGAACAGCAAGGGTATGAAGGACGTTGCTGCCGACGTCGTCATGGGAAGCCGAGTTACCATCCGCCATGTCAATACTCAGGGTGGCTACCTCCACTCTCACCCCCTCATGTACCCTACCGGTAGCTTGCAGCAACAGATCACTCTGTATCCCCACAAGGACGACAACAACATTTGGATCCTGGAGAACCAGACTCAGCCCCTGGGCATTGATGGCCAACCGCTCAACGGAACTCTGGCCTGGGATGCTTTGCCAGAGGTGCACCACATTGTTGATGGCTCTGTCCTCCGTCTCTACCACCAGCCTACCTTCCGACGCCTTCACTCACACGACGTGCGACCCCCGGTCACCGAGGCTGACTGGCAAAATGAGGTCTCTGCATACGGCTACGAAGGCTTTGAAGGCGATGCCAACGATCTGTTCCGTGTTGAGATTGTCAAGAAGCAGTCCAAGGGAGCCCTGGCCAAGGAACGCCTCCGAACCATTGAGACCAAGTTCCGATTGGTCCACGTCATGACTGGCTGTGCTTTGTTCTCCCACAAGGTCAAGCTCCCCGAGTGGGCTTCCGAGCAGCAAGAGGTTACTTGCGCCCGCGGAGGTAGCGTGCCCAACAGCGTCTGGTATGTCGAGCACAACGAGCACCCTCTCCTCGGCGATGACGTCGAAAAGGTCAACTACGCCAACCctggcttctttggcaaatTCTGGGAGCTCCACAAGGTCATGTGGAGGACGAACGCTGGTCTGACCGACTCTCATGCCTGGGACTCTCGACCCCCCTCATGGCCTATCCTTCGTCGTGGTATCAACTTCTGGGGCAAGCACCACATGCAAGTCTACCTCCTTGGCAACCCTCTGATCTGGTGGTCTAGCACGGCCGTCGTTGCGATTTGGGTCATCTTCAAGGGTGTTGCCATTCTCCGATGGCAGCGCGGATGCAATGACTATGCTAGCAGCACATTCAAGCGTTTCGATTATGAGATTGGTACCTCCGTCCTGGGCTGGGCCCTGCATTacttccccttcttcctgATGGAGCGCCAGCTTTTCTTGCACCACTATTTCCCGGCACTCTACTTCGCCATCATTGCGCTCTGCCAGATGTTCGACTTTGTGACAGCAAGAATCCCCGCCGCTCTTGGTTACCGTGGCACTCTCATTAACCGCGTCGCCACCGTGTCCTTCCTTGTCCTTAGCGCAGTAGTGTTCACCCTGTTCGCCCCATTGGCCTACGGCACGCCTTGGACCAAGGCAGAGTGCATGCGGGTCAAGCTCTTTGACAAGTGGGACTTTGACTGCAACACCTTCCTTGATGAT TACCAGGGCTATACTTTGACATCACTTCCCCCTTCAAGCGCTGCACCTTCAGTACCTGTTGCCGACGTTAACCAGGACCAGAAGCCTCTGGCGCCGCCCGTTATCTCTGAAGCAGCCGTTCCCCCGGAGCCCAAGATCCTCtccaaagaggagaagattgagtACCGGGATCAGGATGGAAATCTACTGAATGACGAGCAGGTCAAGGCTCTCGAAGGCAAGGTTGAGTTCCAGACCAAGTACGAGACTAAGACTCGCGTCGTCGACGAGCAGGGACGCGAGGTCCCAATGCCCGAAGGCGGCTGGCCCGATAACATGGTCGGTGGTGTTGCTCCACCTCACCCTGACGTTGAGGGTGTTGACAAGGAGAccgccaaggctgagagCGCTGAGGCCCCCAAGGAGGCccccaaggaggaggctgttgcAAGTTCCGATGGCGAAAAGGAAGCCGAGAACCTCAAGGCTAAGCCCGCTAGcgaaggacaagaagccaCTATTCAGGAAGAGCTGTAG